The following are from one region of the Sandaracinus amylolyticus genome:
- a CDS encoding GNAT family N-acetyltransferase, with protein sequence MFADVVLARRIEAAEAGLTREVAQAVRAKGEREVLMRPLGGLGVGVWIGGSPFDKVIGWGFGDPEAENAGLRAFEDAVRSREGAVQLELSTLADLSRADALIARGYTLVGVENVLGMRLDRDALSAPAIEVRRARDDEGDAWIDAVVTGFEHPDSGPAAAHETFARDALVQVFHDIASATGYRRYLATHEGAIAGGASLRVHRDEHGAIAQLAGAATLPAHRRRGVQSALLRARLLDAVEAGCALAVVTTQPGSRSQHNAQKAGFALLYTRLVLVRS encoded by the coding sequence ATGTTCGCCGACGTCGTGCTGGCGCGCCGCATCGAAGCGGCGGAAGCGGGTCTGACCCGCGAGGTCGCGCAGGCGGTGCGCGCCAAGGGCGAGCGCGAGGTGCTGATGCGCCCGCTCGGTGGGCTCGGCGTCGGCGTATGGATCGGAGGATCGCCGTTCGACAAGGTGATCGGCTGGGGCTTCGGCGACCCGGAGGCCGAGAACGCGGGGCTGCGCGCGTTCGAGGACGCGGTGCGATCGCGCGAGGGCGCGGTGCAGCTCGAGCTCTCGACGCTCGCCGATCTCTCGCGCGCCGACGCGCTGATCGCGCGCGGGTACACGCTGGTCGGGGTGGAGAACGTGCTCGGGATGCGGCTCGATCGCGACGCGCTCTCCGCTCCTGCCATCGAGGTGCGACGCGCGCGCGACGACGAGGGCGACGCGTGGATCGACGCCGTCGTGACCGGCTTCGAGCACCCCGACAGCGGGCCGGCCGCGGCGCACGAGACGTTCGCGCGCGACGCGCTGGTCCAGGTCTTCCACGACATCGCGAGCGCGACCGGGTACCGGCGCTACCTCGCGACACACGAGGGCGCGATCGCCGGCGGCGCGAGCCTGCGCGTGCATCGCGACGAGCACGGCGCGATCGCCCAGCTCGCAGGCGCGGCGACGCTGCCCGCCCATCGCCGCCGCGGTGTGCAGAGCGCGCTGCTCCGCGCGCGACTGCTCGACGCGGTGGAAGCAGGCTGCGCTCTCGCGGTGGTCACGACCCAGCCCGGCTCGCGCTCCCAGCACAACGCGCAGAAGGCGGGCTTCGCTCTGCTCTACACGCGCCTGGTGCTGGTGCGCAGCTGA
- a CDS encoding putative metal-binding motif-containing protein, which produces MRRCETKRRCEVPRRVMERARDRRGAGPAVMLMVLGALASGAAGCSASPTTLLVVVTADPEVRARSTSVRLRVSGGPEGDTSELDETREAGDDAWPLRAVIVPMYGDASRPVEISLEALDAGARPLARIGAAPAFEAGRTRVVALHFEAACLGVLSCAAGQTCSEGRCVAVPRETPDAGTPSMRDDGGVPVPRTDAGPSCRAVTSYADVDGDGWGDGARTRSSCEVPAGYVARAGDCDDACADCTPRGGEVCDGRRDEDCDGRVDEDCECVIARTRACPGGDDVCVPGVQTCLLGSWGECQGRIERHDETCNARDDDCDGDVDEDLRRGCGHGCHSTCVLGLWGPCRDDGELCDSD; this is translated from the coding sequence ATGCGACGCTGCGAGACGAAGCGGCGCTGCGAGGTGCCGCGGCGTGTGATGGAGCGAGCCCGTGATCGACGCGGCGCCGGTCCAGCCGTGATGCTGATGGTGCTCGGCGCGCTCGCGAGCGGCGCGGCGGGTTGCAGTGCGAGCCCGACGACGCTGCTCGTGGTGGTCACCGCCGATCCAGAGGTTCGCGCGCGCAGCACATCGGTGCGCCTGCGCGTCAGCGGCGGGCCCGAGGGCGACACGTCGGAGCTCGACGAGACGCGCGAAGCAGGCGACGACGCGTGGCCGCTGCGCGCGGTGATCGTGCCGATGTACGGCGATGCGTCGCGGCCGGTGGAGATCTCGCTCGAGGCGCTCGACGCGGGCGCGCGACCGCTCGCACGCATCGGCGCGGCGCCTGCGTTCGAGGCGGGGCGCACGCGCGTCGTCGCCCTGCACTTCGAGGCGGCGTGCCTCGGCGTGCTCTCGTGCGCAGCGGGGCAGACGTGCTCGGAAGGTCGCTGCGTGGCGGTCCCGCGTGAGACGCCGGACGCAGGGACGCCCTCGATGCGCGACGACGGCGGGGTGCCGGTGCCGCGCACCGATGCGGGCCCTTCGTGCCGTGCGGTGACGAGCTATGCGGACGTCGACGGCGACGGATGGGGCGACGGTGCGCGCACCCGCTCGAGCTGCGAGGTGCCCGCGGGTTACGTCGCGCGCGCCGGTGACTGCGACGACGCGTGCGCGGACTGCACCCCGCGCGGCGGCGAGGTCTGCGACGGCAGGCGCGACGAGGACTGCGACGGCCGGGTCGACGAGGACTGCGAGTGCGTCATCGCGCGCACGCGCGCCTGCCCCGGTGGCGACGACGTGTGCGTGCCCGGCGTGCAGACGTGCCTGCTCGGCAGCTGGGGCGAGTGCCAGGGACGCATCGAGCGTCACGACGAGACCTGCAACGCGCGCGACGACGACTGCGACGGCGACGTCGACGAGGATCTGCGCCGAGGGTGCGGCCACGGATGTCACTCGACGTGCGTGCTCGGGCTGTGGGGCCCGTGTCGCGACGACGGAGAGCTCTGCGACAGCGACTGA
- a CDS encoding esterase/lipase family protein, whose protein sequence is MTTTLLELLERASLDALAERFGSAEDTNLPALFPHETLALLRAIANEAPLDTLDATDEERPVVVLVHGILGGHLAERSDPSARIWLHPGRTVNGSVARRLAIPEASWARPHEESDVVPERAPLYLAYGPAITAWQLCGMHVETITYDWRRDVRDEARRFGEQVRALRAKHGRPMILVAHSMGGLVASVWSQRGDADLDAFSRVAFVAVPLGGSFDAVAAHLGEPWLMHALGAASIDETFEDVRAMASSWPGLMQLFPHRAVFDARLVDDETCWEPGRAPRAMLRTMRDALHETLFASPLVQRAVRFYSSWYPTKIGVERGANGRLRVAGYGAGDFVVPLESLRAGGDAPTLRTTVWHPQTVIDPVVIAKVLSWGYESAAALVGAAVDEQASATPEEVTPDHDARFASMRPPQIDAPATPADEAILTR, encoded by the coding sequence ATGACGACAACGCTGCTCGAGCTGCTCGAGCGCGCATCGCTCGACGCGCTCGCGGAGCGATTCGGCTCCGCCGAGGACACGAACCTACCGGCGCTGTTCCCACACGAGACGCTGGCGCTGTTGCGCGCCATCGCGAACGAGGCGCCCCTCGACACGCTCGACGCGACCGACGAAGAGCGGCCGGTCGTGGTGCTCGTGCACGGCATCCTCGGCGGACACCTCGCGGAGCGCAGCGATCCGAGCGCGCGCATCTGGCTCCACCCAGGGCGCACCGTGAACGGCAGCGTCGCGCGGCGGCTCGCGATCCCCGAGGCGTCGTGGGCGCGGCCCCACGAAGAGTCCGACGTGGTGCCCGAGCGCGCGCCGCTCTACCTCGCGTACGGTCCCGCGATCACGGCGTGGCAGCTCTGCGGCATGCACGTCGAGACGATCACGTACGACTGGCGGCGCGACGTGCGCGACGAGGCGCGACGCTTCGGCGAGCAGGTGCGCGCGCTGCGCGCCAAGCACGGGCGCCCGATGATCCTCGTCGCGCACTCGATGGGCGGGCTCGTCGCGAGCGTCTGGTCGCAGCGGGGCGACGCCGATCTCGACGCGTTCTCGCGCGTGGCGTTCGTCGCGGTGCCGCTCGGCGGCAGCTTCGACGCGGTCGCGGCGCACCTCGGTGAGCCGTGGCTGATGCACGCGCTCGGGGCGGCGTCGATCGACGAGACGTTCGAGGACGTGCGCGCGATGGCGTCGTCGTGGCCCGGGCTGATGCAGCTCTTCCCGCATCGCGCGGTGTTCGACGCGCGCCTCGTCGACGACGAGACGTGCTGGGAGCCCGGCCGCGCGCCGCGCGCGATGCTGCGCACGATGCGCGATGCGCTGCACGAGACGCTCTTCGCGAGCCCGCTCGTGCAGCGCGCCGTGCGCTTCTACTCGAGCTGGTACCCGACGAAGATCGGCGTGGAGCGCGGCGCGAACGGACGGCTGCGGGTCGCGGGCTACGGCGCGGGCGACTTCGTGGTGCCGCTCGAGTCGCTGCGCGCCGGCGGCGATGCGCCGACGCTGCGGACGACGGTGTGGCACCCGCAGACCGTGATCGATCCGGTGGTGATCGCGAAGGTGCTCTCGTGGGGCTACGAGAGCGCGGCGGCGCTGGTCGGGGCCGCGGTCGACGAGCAGGCGAGCGCGACGCCCGAGGAGGTCACGCCCGATCACGACGCGCGCTTCGCGTCGATGCGCCCGCCGCAGATCGACGCGCCGGCGACCCCGGCCGACGAGGCGATCCTGACGCGCTGA
- a CDS encoding peroxiredoxin has translation MTIQIGDRIPDATLMHMTADGPKPLATRDVFAGKNVVLFGVPGAFTPTCSAHHLPGYLDRHGELVAKGVDTVACIAVNDAFVMSAWGKAQEVDGKVLMLADGNAELTKKLGLELDASDAGMGTRTRRFALYAEDGVVKALEVEPGRGLTVSSAESMCSKIG, from the coding sequence ATGACGATCCAGATCGGCGACCGCATCCCCGACGCGACCCTCATGCACATGACCGCCGACGGGCCCAAGCCGCTCGCCACACGCGACGTGTTCGCGGGCAAGAACGTCGTGCTCTTCGGAGTGCCCGGCGCGTTCACGCCGACCTGCTCGGCGCACCACCTGCCCGGCTATCTCGATCGCCACGGCGAGCTCGTCGCGAAGGGCGTCGACACCGTCGCCTGCATCGCGGTCAACGACGCGTTCGTGATGAGCGCGTGGGGCAAGGCCCAAGAGGTCGACGGCAAGGTGCTGATGCTCGCCGACGGGAACGCGGAGCTGACGAAGAAGCTCGGCCTCGAGCTCGACGCGTCGGACGCCGGCATGGGCACGCGCACCCGGCGCTTCGCGCTCTACGCGGAGGACGGCGTGGTGAAGGCGCTCGAGGTCGAGCCCGGTCGCGGCCTCACGGTGTCGAGCGCCGAGTCGATGTGCTCGAAGATCGGATGA